In a single window of the Arachis hypogaea cultivar Tifrunner chromosome 6, arahy.Tifrunner.gnm2.J5K5, whole genome shotgun sequence genome:
- the LOC112696567 gene encoding uncharacterized protein: MEIDRAIRECSDRRLQTKYNNATYVIQRALALYSIEEVAFSFNGGKDSTVLLHLLRAGYFLHKEGQNSANGDLKDFPIRTIYFETPSAFPEINSFTYDTAATYGLQIDTICTDFKSGLEALLKEKPIRAIFLGVRIGDPTAVGQEQFSPSSPGWPAFMRVNPILDWSYRDVWAFLLTCKVNYCSLYDQGYTSIGSIYDTVPNSLLSISDSSDKFKPAYLLADGRLERAGRAKRLSSSNCGQRPVDSNGLSSLDLHKNSMLTASVIAVGDEFLFGTVEDQLGPNLCRKLHSVGWSVLRLSVVHSNIDSVAEEVEQKKSSDMVFIYGGVGPLHSDVTIAGIAKAFGVRLAPDEEFEEYLRHIIGDQCIGDRNEMAQLPEGITELLHHDKLSVPLIKCQNVIVLTATNVSELEKEWNCLIELTESNDLLTLLEPYVSKQVMTNLSDVEIAQPLSKLCLEFPDLHIGCYRTTRYGSLVVSLKGKDQERLELAMKSLEKKFQPGTFKEMN; the protein is encoded by the exons ATGGAGATCGACAGAGCAATCAGGGAGTGTAGCGATAGAAGGCTTCAAACCAAGTATAACAACGCCACCTATGTTATTCAGAGAGCTTTGGCTTTGTATTC CATTGAAGAGGTTGCTTTCAGTTTCAATGGTGGAAAGGATTCAACG GTTTTGTTACATCTACTTAGGGCGGGCTATTTTTTGCATAAAGAGGGACAAAATAGTGCCAATGGGGATCTGAAAGATTTTCCAATTAGAACAATATATTTTGAGACTCCTAGTGCTTTCCCAGAAATTAACTCATTCACTTATGATACAGCTGCCAC CTATGGTTTGCAAATTGACACCATTTGCACAGATTTTAAATCTGGTTTGGAGGCTTTGCTAAAGGAGAAGCCAATTCGAGCAATTTTCCTTGGAGTTCGAATTGGAGACCCTACTGCG GTTGGCCAGGAACAATTCTCCCCTAGTTCACCTGGGTGGCCAGCTTTTATGAGAGTGAATCCCATTTTAGATTGGTCATACAG AGATGTATGGGCCTTCCTTTTAACTTGCAAGGTGAACTATTGCAGCCTTTATGATCAAGG TTATACTTCGATTGGGAGCATATATGACACTGTTCCCAATTCATTATTATCCATCAGTGATTCATCCGATAAATTTAAACCAGCATATTTGCTTGCTGATGGAAGATTAGAGAGGGCAGGGAGGGCTAAAAGGTTATCTTCTTCTAATTGTGGACAACGTCCTGTTGATAGCAATGGCTTGAGTAGCCTAGATTTGCATAAAAACAGTATGCTCACAGCTTCGGTCATTGCTGTGGGAGATGAGTTTCT GTTTGGCACTGTTGAGGATCAGTTGGGACCTAATTTGTGTAGAAAGCTGCATTCTGTTGGTTGGTCTGTGTTGCGACTTTCTGTTGTACACAGCAAT ATAGATTCGGTGGCTGAGGAAGTTGaacaaaagaaatcaagtgatatG GTTTTTATATATGGAGGTGTAGGTCCACTGCACTCTGATGTTACCATAGCAGGCATTGCAAAAGCTTTTGGTGTTCGTTTG GCTCCGgatgaagaatttgaagaatatctACGGCATATTATTGGTGATCAGTGTATTGGTGACCGGAACGAG ATGGCTCAATTGCCAGAGGGCATAACTGAACTACTGCATCATGACAAGTTGTCCGTTCCCTTG ATCAAGTGCCAAAATGTAATAGTTCTTACTGCGACGAATGTTTCGGAGCTGGAAAAGGAATGGAACTGTTTGATTGAATTAACAGAATCGAATGATCTGCTAACATTACTGGAACCTTATGTATCAAAGCAAGTGATGACAAATCTTTCAGAT GTTGAAATCGCTCAACCTCTATCGAAGCTTTGTCTTGAATTTCCAGACCTTCATATAG GATGTTACCGTACAACCAGATATGGATCTCTTGTAGTAAGTCTCAAAGGAAAG GACCAAGAACGACTTGAATTGGCTATGAAATCATTAGAGAAGAAATTTCAACCTGGCACGTTCAAGGAGATGAACTAG